One window from the genome of Epinephelus moara isolate mb chromosome 21, YSFRI_EMoa_1.0, whole genome shotgun sequence encodes:
- the LOC126383219 gene encoding uncharacterized protein LOC126383219, producing MYTDGAQTTGHHRFLQHINTNAPCSCQHCVHYEASGHHGGLGYQSASARQTDHPSLDCRRDIQAPRVKDVGGRAFAVSRAERSGHRSPQRRPVFTGPGPYSQSDDLSQVCPWELKPAQWTYPPEPGVRHYPSVREQCGCVVRSDTRAPPFNAGIPHPLPHLQVKGQGYRHRRTIRYVSVDEEEESYGCTPENYHSEPQDPHLGHLHMPNGHCGPRLVFFEGGEERDSHQDRGRPKGGSEEGCNGRVGSHKGFFPTEVPQKHFNQSRQKGPCVPPSGITSPEPSKPTTNSDHQRQGSEVVKQKRRQGSVRDQIRQVVTDLEDVLGGLKQVHVEMKEVVQQIDRLTARIDISEEAPCITQGSYSNFHGSTHPGDLIVAPLPAHKPAPVQVLQHIDEDRIILRTNSPSPVHMASVVKTSRFTPTNHSKDMNHERPGVNGHPPHLYPSRESNHISQTHPEPHPQSLDPKVIIGNSTSNSRTQKPPLYPQNGRCGKGPYPPPKPVRTPAYPGRGCQSTSMV from the exons ATGTACACAGACGGTGCACAAACAACGGGACACCACCGATTTCTTCAGCACATCAACACCAACGCCCCCTGCTCCTGCCAGCACTGCGTCCACTATGAGGCGTCCGGCCACCACGGTGGGCTGGGATACCAATCAGCAtcagccagacagacagaccaccCATCTCTGGACTGTAGGAGAGACATCCAGGCTCCTCGGGTTAAAGACGTAGGAGGGAGAGCTTTCGCAGTGAGCAGAGCTGAGAGAAGCGGTCATCGCAGCCCACAGAGGAGGCCTGTGTTCACAGGGCCAGGCCCTTACAGTCAGTCAGACGACTTGAGCCAAGTTTGCCCCTGGGAGTTGAAACCTGCCCAGTGGACCTACCCGCCGGAGCCTGGGGTGAGACACTACCCGTCTGTCAGAGAACAGTGTGGCTGTGTGGTGCGCAGCGACACCAGGGCACCCCCCTTTAATGCTGGGATACCACATCCTCTCCCCCATCttcaggtcaaaggtcaagggtaCAGGCACAGGAGGACTATCAGGTATGtctctgtggatgaggaggaggaaagttATGGATGCACCCCTGAGAACTATCATTCGGAGCCACAAGACCCCCACCTGGGTCATTTACACATGCCAAATGGCCATTGTGGACCAAGGCTTGTATTCTttgagggaggggaggaaagaGATAGCCATCAGGACCGGGGAAGACCAAAGGGTGGATCAGAGGAGGGCTGTAACGGACGCGTAGGTTCTCACAAAGGCTTCTTCCCCACTGAAGTCCCACAAAAACACTTCAACCAAAGCAGACAGAAGGGGCCGTGTGTCCCACCCTCCGGCATCACCAGTCCGGAGCCCTCAAAACCAACAACCAACAGCGACCACCAGCGCCAGGGTTCGGAGGTGGTGAAGCAGAAGAGGAGGCAGGGTTCGGTGAGGGATCAGATCAGACAAGTGGTGACAGATCTGGAGGATGTGTTGGGGGGTTTGAAGCAAGTTCACGTGGAGATGAAAGAG GTGGTTCAGCAGATTGATCGTCTCACAGCCAGAATCGACATCAGCGAGGAGGCACCCTGCATCACTCAGGGGTCGTACAGCAACTTTCATGGCTCAACTCATCCAGGAGACCTCATAGTGGCCCCGCTGCCAGCTCACAAGCCTGCCCCGGTCCAGGTGTTGCAACACATCGACGAAGACCGCATCATTTTAAGAACTAACTCTCCCTCCCCTGTTCACATGGCATCAGTCGTCAAAACGAGCCGTTTTACCCCAACCAACCACAGTAAGGACATGAACCACGAAAGGCCGGGTGTAAACGGCCATCCGCCTCACCTGTATCCCTCCAGAGAGTCCAACCACATAAGCCAAACTCATCCTGAGCCCCACCCACAGAGCCTAGACCCCAAGGTCATTATTGGTAACAGCACGTCCAATTCAAGAACTCAGAAGCCTCCTCTGTACCCTCAAAACGGGCGCTGTGGGAAGGGCCCTTACCCGCCTCCCAAGCCTGTAAGGACCCCTGCGTACCCTGGGAGAGGCTGCCAGAGCACCAGCATGGTGTGA